A single window of Rubripirellula lacrimiformis DNA harbors:
- a CDS encoding lysophospholipid acyltransferase family protein, which produces MKTIVDFAAYALVRLIVAVIQTLPVDMGDSICRFLAWVVGEKLRIRRRETDLNLDLIFPSASDQERKNLRFAMWHHLLLMVCEIAWVQRRLHLSNWTDHITFRNNREMLGQMLSDRPTVVVTGHFGNFEVGGYMTGVMGVQTLTIARQLDNRFLHAWVDRFRSAKGQKMVDKEGCAADVDRHLKDGGILSLLADQHAGPKGCWVNFMGAPASCHKALSLFSLSADAPMVVGSTRRVGGKPMQFEIACKAIADPRSGDEDCASVTSLTNWYNRHLTAAIGESLEQYWWLHRRWREPPAKVAKRLARAA; this is translated from the coding sequence ATGAAAACCATCGTCGATTTCGCCGCCTACGCGCTGGTTCGCCTGATTGTCGCGGTGATTCAGACCTTGCCCGTCGACATGGGGGATTCGATTTGCCGATTCCTGGCCTGGGTCGTGGGCGAAAAACTGCGGATCCGACGCCGCGAAACGGACCTGAATCTGGACCTGATTTTCCCGAGCGCCAGCGACCAAGAACGCAAAAATCTGCGTTTCGCGATGTGGCATCACCTATTGCTGATGGTCTGTGAAATCGCCTGGGTCCAGCGGCGTCTGCACCTTTCCAACTGGACCGATCACATCACGTTCCGCAACAATCGCGAAATGCTGGGGCAAATGTTGTCGGATCGCCCGACGGTGGTCGTTACTGGTCACTTTGGCAATTTCGAAGTGGGCGGATACATGACGGGGGTGATGGGGGTCCAGACGCTGACGATCGCTCGCCAGTTGGACAACCGGTTCCTGCACGCCTGGGTGGATCGCTTTCGAAGCGCCAAAGGCCAGAAAATGGTCGACAAGGAAGGCTGCGCCGCCGACGTCGATCGACATCTGAAAGATGGCGGGATCCTGTCGCTGTTGGCTGACCAGCACGCCGGGCCGAAGGGATGTTGGGTCAACTTCATGGGGGCCCCTGCGTCATGCCACAAGGCGTTGTCCCTGTTTTCGCTCAGCGCCGATGCTCCCATGGTTGTCGGTTCGACGCGGCGGGTGGGCGGCAAACCCATGCAGTTTGAAATCGCCTGCAAAGCGATCGCCGACCCACGATCGGGCGACGAAGACTGCGCCTCGGTGACTTCGCTGACAAACTGGTACAACCGGCATCTGACCGCTGCGATTGGCGAATCGCTGGAACAGTACTGGTGGCTGCACCGGAGATGGCG
- a CDS encoding sugar phosphate nucleotidyltransferase, whose translation MTDSCAVVLAAGKGTRMQSDLPKVLCPVVDRPMIHFVLDALEKAGIHRKIVVVGYEADQVRQALAGRKDDIEFVTQSEQLGTGHAVQMCRPALEKQTGPTIVVAGDSPLIQPTSLKKLLDHFVEFSPALLLGTLEKEDPTGLGRIVRDADGNFMGIVEQKDATESERAVKEVNMSTYLFQTPDLLQSLDMLSNDNAQAEYYLTDCARLLRESGRPVEALPVLQQCESLSINNPDELRLVDEKMRTMGYA comes from the coding sequence ATGACTGATTCCTGTGCCGTGGTCTTGGCCGCCGGAAAAGGTACCCGAATGCAAAGCGATCTGCCCAAGGTTCTGTGCCCAGTGGTGGACCGTCCCATGATCCATTTCGTGCTCGATGCACTGGAAAAAGCGGGCATTCATCGCAAAATCGTTGTCGTGGGTTACGAAGCCGACCAGGTGCGTCAGGCGCTGGCCGGTCGAAAGGATGACATCGAATTTGTCACCCAGTCCGAACAGTTGGGGACCGGGCATGCGGTCCAGATGTGCCGCCCAGCCCTTGAAAAACAGACCGGGCCGACCATTGTGGTGGCAGGTGACTCGCCGTTGATCCAGCCAACCAGTTTGAAAAAACTTTTGGATCACTTCGTCGAATTCTCGCCCGCCCTGCTGTTGGGCACTTTGGAAAAAGAGGATCCGACCGGCTTGGGACGCATTGTCCGCGACGCCGACGGAAACTTCATGGGAATCGTCGAACAGAAAGATGCGACCGAATCCGAGCGGGCGGTCAAAGAAGTGAACATGAGCACTTATTTGTTCCAGACACCCGACCTGTTGCAGTCCCTCGACATGCTCAGCAACGACAACGCCCAGGCCGAGTATTACCTGACCGACTGTGCACGATTGCTGCGTGAATCAGGTCGCCCCGTCGAGGCGCTTCCGGTGTTACAGCAGTGCGAATCACTTTCGATCAACAATCCAGACGAACTTCGGTTGGTCGATGAAAAAATGCGGACGATGGGATATGCGTGA
- a CDS encoding ribose-phosphate diphosphokinase, with protein sequence MRELKIFSGRANPNLATKICRHLHLEPSAITLGKFPDGENYCKLDEDVRGRDVFLVQPTSPPVNDNLFELLIMIDCCKRASAERITAVVPYYGYARQDRKDEGRVPITAKLAANIITRAGADRVLTMDLHAAQIQGFFDVPVDHLYAAPVLNEYFAERGFVDDKIVVVSPDEGSIKRALGHNKRLGGTLAIVDKQRANALETKQNTIIGGPIEGRIALLFDDMISTAGSICGAARLVHQAGAKEIHIAATHGVLCGPAIEKLRDAPIDSIIVTDTIPIAAEKQLPNLVQLSVAPLLAEAIKRIHHDQSISELFRER encoded by the coding sequence ATGCGTGAACTGAAAATTTTCAGCGGCCGAGCCAACCCTAATTTGGCGACCAAGATTTGTCGCCATCTTCACCTGGAACCCTCGGCGATCACGCTGGGCAAGTTTCCCGATGGCGAGAACTATTGCAAGCTGGACGAAGACGTCCGCGGCCGCGATGTGTTCCTGGTTCAGCCGACGTCGCCACCGGTCAACGACAATTTGTTTGAATTGTTGATCATGATCGACTGCTGCAAGCGCGCAAGCGCCGAACGGATCACGGCTGTCGTGCCCTACTATGGTTACGCACGGCAAGATCGAAAGGACGAAGGTCGGGTGCCGATCACCGCCAAGTTGGCGGCCAACATCATCACTCGCGCCGGCGCCGATCGAGTGCTGACGATGGACCTGCACGCGGCTCAGATCCAGGGGTTCTTTGATGTCCCCGTCGATCACCTGTACGCCGCTCCGGTACTGAACGAGTACTTTGCCGAACGCGGATTCGTGGACGACAAGATTGTGGTCGTCAGCCCCGACGAAGGCAGCATCAAACGTGCCTTGGGTCACAACAAACGATTGGGCGGAACGCTTGCGATCGTCGACAAGCAGCGCGCCAACGCGTTGGAAACCAAACAGAACACAATCATCGGTGGTCCCATCGAAGGCCGGATCGCATTGTTGTTTGACGACATGATCAGCACCGCCGGTTCGATCTGTGGTGCGGCGCGACTGGTGCACCAAGCCGGTGCTAAGGAAATCCATATCGCGGCGACGCACGGTGTCCTGTGTGGACCTGCGATCGAAAAGCTTCGTGACGCGCCGATCGATTCGATCATCGTGACAGACACGATTCCGATCGCGGCCGAAAAACAGTTGCCCAACTTGGTCCAACTAAGCGTCGCCCCGCTGTTGGCCGAAGCGATCAAACGGATTCACCACGATCAGTCGATCAGCGAACTGTTCCGCGAACGATAG
- a CDS encoding HD-GYP domain-containing protein codes for MKCKLVPISTLKAGAILSAPIADPHTPSVKLLAEGTAISDQFISRLVARGVESVVLSLRDVAILSAFVPQGRRTKVPPPPAYVRSQSTNDYADALDSHVQFSGPLNVASETPLAETYDKPANCGYADGLPAAWARESDERIDRVNRFFADTAHDSSTDIDPLDQTCEDLLARMAEDQDALVCWACAPYESDYPSRHGVHLATVAMAIGIEMGLGRKAVKDLGIGCLVHDVGMQEVGLEMFDTGRPLGHGQLSRLADHPVRAINIAGEYGESLSDATKFVVYQLHERGDGSGYPRGLTAESIHPLAKIAAVADAFVGMLTNRRHRLAIQGYFAIVNLLEEMQKGKFDARVIRGLLYATSMYPLGSRVWIGDHQVGRVIRSGAENFGFPTVELWDRDRQSEAPAIVNLFEEPQYQITGSLPATRAA; via the coding sequence ATGAAGTGCAAGCTGGTTCCAATTTCGACGCTCAAGGCAGGCGCGATTCTAAGTGCTCCGATTGCCGATCCCCACACGCCTTCGGTCAAACTGTTGGCCGAAGGCACGGCGATCAGCGACCAGTTCATTTCGCGTTTGGTCGCTCGCGGCGTCGAATCGGTCGTGCTGAGTCTGCGGGACGTTGCCATCCTGTCCGCCTTTGTTCCGCAAGGCCGCCGAACCAAGGTTCCGCCGCCACCGGCCTATGTGCGATCACAAAGCACCAATGACTATGCCGATGCCTTGGATTCGCACGTCCAGTTCTCCGGACCGCTGAACGTCGCGTCGGAAACTCCGCTCGCGGAAACCTATGACAAACCGGCCAACTGTGGTTACGCCGACGGATTGCCCGCCGCATGGGCCCGGGAATCGGATGAACGGATCGACCGAGTCAATCGATTCTTTGCCGATACGGCACACGATTCATCGACCGATATCGATCCACTGGACCAGACCTGCGAAGACCTGTTGGCCCGGATGGCCGAAGACCAGGATGCTTTGGTTTGTTGGGCCTGTGCGCCTTACGAATCCGATTATCCATCACGGCATGGGGTCCACTTGGCAACGGTCGCGATGGCGATCGGAATCGAAATGGGGCTAGGCCGAAAGGCTGTCAAGGATCTCGGGATCGGCTGCTTGGTCCACGATGTGGGAATGCAGGAAGTCGGGCTGGAGATGTTCGATACCGGTCGTCCGCTGGGCCATGGGCAACTTTCTCGGCTGGCCGACCATCCGGTCCGCGCCATCAACATCGCGGGCGAATATGGCGAATCGCTTTCCGACGCGACCAAGTTTGTCGTCTACCAATTGCACGAACGCGGCGACGGCAGCGGCTACCCGCGTGGCCTGACCGCCGAATCGATTCACCCGCTGGCCAAAATTGCCGCTGTCGCCGATGCGTTCGTCGGCATGCTGACCAACCGACGGCACCGGCTAGCGATCCAGGGTTACTTTGCGATCGTGAATCTGTTGGAAGAGATGCAAAAGGGAAAGTTCGACGCGCGAGTGATCCGGGGGCTGCTGTATGCGACGTCGATGTACCCGTTGGGCAGCCGTGTCTGGATCGGTGACCACCAGGTGGGGCGAGTGATCCGTAGCGGCGCGGAAAACTTTGGCTTCCCGACTGTCGAATTGTGGGACAGGGACCGCCAAAGCGAAGCGCCGGCCATCGTCAACCTGTTCGAAGAACCACAGTACCAGATCACCGGATCGCTGCCGGCGACTCGCGCCGCCTAA
- a CDS encoding sugar phosphate isomerase/epimerase family protein, producing MKYAICNETFGDWSLDRSLGLSVDNGYTGWEVAPFMLTDDIDSLDAAARAAYRHQVEAAGMEIIGLHWLLAKTNGFHLTTPDAEMRQATANHLIKLAGLCSDLGGQLMVLGSPQQRNFPADQSMQSAMENAAGVLQRVAPELEKLDVQIAIEPLGRGEGNFLNTAAEGRQLMAMVDSPKVQLHLDVKAMSDEPTPTPQIIRDNADAMIHFHANDPNLLGPGMGEVEFRPIFDALRDVHYDGWVSVEVFDYSPGPETLLKTSMQNMLAAQA from the coding sequence ATGAAGTACGCGATCTGCAACGAAACCTTCGGCGACTGGTCACTCGATCGATCCTTGGGACTGTCCGTCGACAATGGCTATACCGGATGGGAGGTCGCTCCGTTCATGTTGACCGACGACATCGATTCGCTGGACGCAGCGGCCCGAGCCGCCTATCGCCACCAAGTCGAAGCGGCGGGAATGGAAATCATCGGTCTGCACTGGTTGTTGGCCAAAACGAACGGTTTCCATCTGACGACGCCCGATGCCGAAATGCGGCAGGCGACGGCCAATCACTTGATCAAATTGGCTGGGCTGTGCAGCGACCTGGGCGGCCAGTTGATGGTCTTGGGATCGCCTCAACAGCGAAACTTTCCCGCCGATCAATCAATGCAATCGGCCATGGAGAACGCCGCCGGTGTATTGCAGCGGGTTGCACCGGAGCTGGAAAAGCTAGATGTCCAAATCGCCATCGAACCGCTTGGTCGGGGTGAAGGAAACTTTCTGAACACGGCCGCCGAGGGCCGGCAGTTGATGGCCATGGTGGATAGCCCCAAAGTGCAGCTGCACTTGGACGTCAAAGCGATGAGCGACGAACCGACACCGACGCCGCAGATTATCCGCGACAACGCGGACGCCATGATCCATTTCCACGCCAATGACCCCAACCTGTTGGGACCAGGCATGGGCGAAGTGGAATTCCGCCCCATCTTCGATGCGCTGCGTGATGTCCACTACGATGGATGGGTCAGCGTCGAAGTCTTTGATTACTCCCCTGGCCCGGAAACGCTGCTGAAGACCAGTATGCAAAACATGCTGGCGGCACAGGCCTAA
- a CDS encoding DUF2780 domain-containing protein: MDELIQQLISKLGIDESVANAATGKAMAMVKEHAGDELFGKIAAAVPGAVESAAAGSQDAAGGAAASGGGMLGKLAGMASSALGGSAGGGLELGAALSGAGLDSDKMGGFVSMVIAFLKEKAGDEVMEQVLNKFPMLKTLLG, encoded by the coding sequence ATGGACGAATTGATCCAACAACTGATCAGCAAGCTAGGAATCGACGAATCGGTTGCAAATGCTGCGACCGGCAAAGCGATGGCGATGGTCAAAGAACACGCTGGCGATGAACTGTTCGGCAAGATCGCCGCGGCAGTCCCCGGTGCCGTCGAATCTGCCGCAGCGGGCAGCCAGGACGCTGCTGGTGGTGCTGCAGCGTCCGGCGGCGGCATGCTGGGCAAACTAGCTGGCATGGCGTCCAGTGCCCTGGGCGGATCGGCTGGTGGCGGCCTAGAACTAGGTGCGGCTCTTTCGGGTGCCGGTCTGGATTCGGACAAAATGGGCGGTTTTGTATCCATGGTGATCGCATTCCTGAAGGAAAAAGCAGGCGATGAAGTCATGGAACAAGTCCTCAACAAGTTCCCGATGCTAAAAACCCTGTTGGGTTAG